In the genome of Mucisphaera calidilacus, one region contains:
- the rpsP gene encoding 30S ribosomal protein S16, translating to MVRLRLKRFGRRHHPFYRLNAMDIRTRRDGREIEQLGYYDPCNKNEDQQFHVKEDRVRYWLSVGAQPSETVANLLKKAGIEPTPGAEAPAPAEQA from the coding sequence GTGGTTCGACTTCGCCTTAAGCGCTTCGGCAGACGGCACCATCCGTTCTACCGCCTCAACGCAATGGATATCCGCACCCGCCGCGACGGTCGTGAGATCGAGCAACTCGGGTACTACGACCCCTGCAATAAAAACGAAGACCAACAATTTCACGTCAAGGAAGACCGCGTCCGATACTGGTTGAGCGTCGGCGCCCAGCCCAGCGAAACGGTCGCCAACCTGCTCAAAAAGGCCGGCATCGAGCCGACCCCAGGTGCCGAGGCACCCGCTCCCGCCGAGCAGGCCTGA
- a CDS encoding ABC transporter ATP-binding protein — MSSTTTQLAGTSNLRLILRLLGLAWRYKTGSLCVVGLQVLLLSLTLSGLGFVGLGLDVLGHDIGVLDRAPAWPFGWEPSEDWTTLSLALLLAGAVLAIALVRFVLEHIATVQKSMLVQRIIVDLRSEVYDKVQRLSFRFFSDNTSGSIINRVTGDVQAVRRFIDGVVIELLLMALTLVFFLVYMLQIHALLTLACLATTPALWILTGLFSKRVKPAYRTNRELFDHSIAVLSENIQGVHVVKGFWTQDQEIEKYKASNTKVLDQKEWIFKQVCLFVPLISFVPNLNLVVLLGFGGYLYASGELAFGTGLIVFSRLLEQFSAQVGNIAQVANAMQQSLTGAQRVFEVIDEPVEINEPANALSLQRPQGRVVFENVGFAYNPDTPDVLNDISLTAEPGKAIAVVGATGAGKSTLLSLIPRFYDPTRGRVTLDGHDLRQLDLDDLRRSIGVVFQESFLFSTTIAENIAFGHPEATQQQITRAAEIAQAHHFINQLEDGYNMILAEGGGNLSGGQRQRLAIARALLLDPAILILDDPTSAIDPETEHEILDAMHHAMDGRTTFIVAHRLSTLKRADLVVVLERGTIVQCGTHEQLMAEDGHYYEAANLQLVDDESRHLLALHEENTP; from the coding sequence TTGTCGTCCACCACAACCCAACTCGCCGGGACCTCCAACCTCCGGCTCATCCTCCGCCTACTCGGCCTCGCCTGGCGCTACAAGACCGGCTCACTCTGCGTCGTCGGACTCCAGGTCCTGCTCCTCTCACTCACCCTCAGCGGCCTCGGCTTCGTCGGACTCGGGCTCGACGTCCTCGGACACGACATAGGCGTCCTCGACCGCGCACCCGCCTGGCCCTTCGGATGGGAGCCCAGCGAAGACTGGACCACCCTCAGCCTCGCCCTCCTCCTCGCCGGTGCCGTCCTCGCCATCGCGCTCGTCCGATTCGTCCTCGAACACATCGCCACCGTCCAGAAATCCATGCTCGTCCAGCGGATCATCGTCGACCTCCGATCCGAGGTCTACGACAAGGTCCAGCGGCTCTCCTTCCGGTTCTTCAGCGACAACACCTCAGGGTCCATCATCAACCGCGTCACCGGCGACGTCCAGGCCGTCCGACGCTTCATCGATGGCGTCGTCATCGAGCTGCTCCTGATGGCCCTCACCCTCGTCTTCTTCCTCGTCTACATGCTCCAGATCCACGCCCTCCTCACCCTCGCCTGCCTCGCCACCACGCCCGCACTCTGGATCCTCACCGGTCTGTTCTCCAAACGTGTCAAGCCCGCCTACCGCACCAACCGCGAACTCTTCGACCACTCCATCGCCGTCCTCTCCGAGAACATCCAGGGCGTCCACGTCGTCAAAGGATTCTGGACCCAGGACCAGGAAATCGAGAAGTACAAGGCCTCCAACACAAAAGTCCTCGACCAGAAAGAATGGATCTTCAAACAGGTCTGCCTCTTCGTCCCCCTCATCAGCTTCGTCCCCAACCTCAACCTCGTCGTCCTCCTCGGCTTCGGAGGGTACCTCTACGCCTCCGGCGAACTCGCCTTCGGAACCGGACTCATCGTCTTCTCACGACTCCTCGAACAATTCTCCGCGCAGGTCGGCAACATCGCCCAGGTCGCCAACGCCATGCAGCAAAGCCTCACCGGAGCCCAACGCGTCTTCGAGGTCATCGACGAACCCGTCGAGATCAACGAGCCCGCCAACGCCCTGTCCCTCCAACGACCCCAGGGACGCGTCGTCTTCGAGAACGTCGGATTCGCCTACAACCCCGACACGCCCGACGTCCTCAACGACATCAGCCTCACCGCCGAACCCGGCAAGGCCATCGCCGTCGTCGGAGCCACCGGCGCCGGCAAGTCCACCCTCCTCAGCCTCATACCACGCTTCTACGACCCCACCCGCGGACGCGTCACCCTCGACGGTCACGACCTCCGCCAACTCGACCTCGACGACCTCCGGCGATCCATCGGCGTCGTCTTCCAGGAAAGCTTCCTCTTCAGCACCACCATCGCCGAGAACATCGCCTTCGGACACCCCGAGGCCACCCAGCAGCAGATCACCCGCGCCGCCGAGATCGCCCAGGCACACCACTTCATCAACCAACTCGAAGACGGCTACAACATGATCCTCGCCGAGGGGGGCGGCAACCTCTCCGGCGGACAACGACAACGACTCGCCATCGCACGCGCCCTCCTCCTCGACCCCGCCATCCTCATCCTCGACGACCCCACCTCCGCCATCGACCCCGAAACCGAACACGAAATCCTCGACGCCATGCACCACGCCATGGACGGACGCACCACCTTCATCGTCGCCCACCGGCTCAGCACCCTCAAACGTGCCGACCTCGTCGTCGTCCTCGAACGAGGCACCATCGTCCAGTGCGGCACCCACGAACAACTCATGGCCGAAGACGGGCACTACTACGAGGCCGCCAACCTCCAGCTCGTCGACGACGAGTCTAGACACCTCCTCGCCCTCCACGAGGAGAACACGCCATGA
- a CDS encoding ABC transporter ATP-binding protein: MIRPADEQPAPLLSVRDLKTHFPVKRGLLRRTVGHVRAVDGVSFDLGHGETLGLVGESGCGKSTVGRSILRLIPATSGQVLYQGNNVFDASSSTMLALRREMQIIFQDPVGSLNPRMRVESIIGEPIKVHGLARGSELDDHVADLLKHVGLTADHGRRYPHEFSGGQRQRIGIARALALKPKLIICDEPVSALDVSIQAQILNLLNDLQQEFGLSYLFIAHNLAVVEHFADRVAVMYLGRIVEIADRDTLYRNPIHPYTKALLSAAPVPDPSRPRNRIMLEGDVPSPIVMIGDDEQRNRTGAAHMRTENGVTFLDREALLDRPPLEPVPNEPGHYVSLPQGVTVD, from the coding sequence ATGATCCGACCCGCCGACGAACAACCCGCACCCCTGCTTTCGGTCCGCGACCTCAAAACCCACTTCCCCGTCAAACGCGGCCTCCTCCGCAGGACCGTCGGACACGTCCGCGCCGTCGATGGCGTCTCCTTCGACCTCGGCCATGGCGAAACCCTCGGGCTCGTCGGCGAATCCGGCTGCGGCAAGTCCACCGTCGGACGATCCATCCTCCGACTCATCCCCGCCACCTCAGGACAGGTCCTCTACCAGGGCAACAACGTCTTCGACGCCTCCTCATCCACCATGCTCGCACTCCGCCGCGAGATGCAGATCATCTTTCAGGACCCCGTCGGATCCCTCAACCCACGCATGCGCGTCGAATCCATCATCGGCGAACCCATCAAGGTCCACGGCCTCGCCCGAGGATCCGAACTCGACGACCACGTCGCAGACCTCCTCAAACACGTCGGACTCACCGCCGACCACGGACGACGATACCCCCACGAGTTCTCAGGCGGACAACGCCAACGCATCGGCATCGCACGCGCCCTCGCACTCAAACCCAAACTCATCATCTGCGACGAACCCGTCTCCGCACTCGACGTCTCCATCCAGGCACAGATCCTCAACCTCCTCAACGACCTCCAGCAGGAGTTCGGCCTCTCCTACCTCTTCATCGCACACAACCTCGCCGTCGTCGAACACTTCGCCGACCGCGTCGCCGTCATGTACCTCGGCCGAATCGTCGAGATCGCCGACCGCGACACCCTCTACCGAAACCCCATCCACCCCTACACCAAAGCACTCCTCTCCGCAGCACCCGTCCCCGACCCCTCAAGACCCCGCAACCGCATCATGCTCGAAGGCGACGTCCCCTCGCCCATCGTCATGATCGGCGACGACGAACAACGCAACCGCACCGGCGCAGCACACATGCGGACCGAAAACGGCGTCACCTTCCTCGACCGCGAAGCACTCCTCGACCGACCACCCCTCGAACCCGTCCCCAACGAACCCGGACACTACGTCTCACTCCCCCAAGGCGTGACGGTCGACTGA
- the rplS gene encoding 50S ribosomal protein L19, with the protein MSDAILKAVQAQQLKSDLPKLSVGDTVNVHVRIIEGSKERVQVFTGVILKMQGGGLEQTITVRRIVANEGVERTFPVHSPRVAQIEVVRHGHTRRSRLYFLRERVGKSRRLRDRRRGLKNIAGVIPTGVSKKKAKAEAAED; encoded by the coding sequence ATGAGCGACGCCATTCTCAAAGCCGTTCAGGCTCAGCAACTCAAATCCGACCTTCCGAAGCTTTCGGTGGGTGACACGGTGAACGTGCATGTGCGCATCATCGAGGGTTCGAAGGAGCGTGTTCAGGTGTTCACGGGTGTGATCCTGAAGATGCAGGGTGGCGGTCTGGAGCAGACGATCACGGTTCGCCGGATCGTGGCCAACGAGGGTGTGGAGCGTACTTTCCCGGTGCACTCGCCGCGTGTGGCTCAGATCGAGGTGGTCCGTCACGGGCACACGCGTCGGTCGCGTCTGTATTTCCTGCGTGAGCGTGTGGGCAAGTCGCGTCGTCTTCGTGACCGCCGTCGTGGTCTGAAGAACATCGCGGGTGTGATCCCCACGGGTGTGTCGAAGAAGAAGGCCAAGGCCGAGGCGGCTGAGGACTGA
- a CDS encoding 3-methyl-2-oxobutanoate hydroxymethyltransferase: protein MPEPDNQRYTIRHLRHWAREGQTFPMLTCYSAPMAQWLWRGGIRTLLVGDTAAQTVLGHDSTLPANMPFMLEITRAVRRGAPNVCLMADMPFGSYQCGDDLAITNAAAFLKQGDADLVKLEVDDSCPPLVERMTRAGIPVVAHIGSRPQTYRSYGTPIVAGRTERVARILRDTATAMIQAGAVALLIEAVPDSVTRDIVEIAVQPDSGRPVPVIGCGAGPGCHGYVVVINDLLGLSDQQPSFATPLADIGQQIQHAAGKWHDLVTSDQYVKEGGPYGE from the coding sequence ATGCCTGAACCCGACAACCAGCGTTACACCATCCGACACCTCCGACACTGGGCACGCGAAGGACAAACCTTCCCCATGCTCACCTGCTACAGCGCCCCCATGGCACAGTGGCTCTGGCGAGGCGGCATACGCACCCTGCTCGTCGGCGACACCGCCGCACAAACCGTCCTCGGGCACGACTCCACACTCCCCGCAAACATGCCCTTCATGCTCGAGATCACCCGCGCCGTCCGACGCGGCGCACCCAACGTCTGCCTCATGGCCGACATGCCCTTCGGCTCCTACCAGTGCGGCGACGACCTCGCGATCACCAACGCCGCCGCCTTCCTCAAGCAAGGCGACGCCGACCTCGTCAAACTCGAAGTCGACGACTCCTGCCCGCCACTCGTCGAACGCATGACCCGCGCCGGCATCCCCGTCGTCGCACACATCGGTTCCAGACCCCAGACCTACCGCAGCTACGGCACGCCCATCGTCGCCGGGCGAACCGAACGCGTCGCCAGAATCCTCCGCGACACCGCCACCGCCATGATCCAGGCCGGCGCCGTCGCCCTGCTCATCGAGGCCGTCCCCGACTCCGTCACCCGCGACATCGTCGAAATCGCCGTCCAGCCCGACTCCGGACGACCCGTACCCGTCATCGGATGCGGCGCCGGACCCGGATGCCACGGCTACGTCGTCGTCATCAACGACCTGCTCGGACTCAGCGATCAACAACCCTCCTTCGCAACACCCCTCGCCGACATCGGACAACAGATCCAGCACGCCGCCGGCAAGTGGCACGACCTCGTCACCTCCGATCAGTACGTCAAAGAGGGCGGGCCCTACGGCGAATAA
- the lysS gene encoding lysine--tRNA ligase: MADNKPMNKPESTAEELLADRRRKLDRLRDEFSVDPFGHRLDGVVPLSTARDRYDAAADEAHKANADDDRRPIARVAGRVIQHRVMGNLIFMLLRDASGDLQVAVSKKAVGASTFKMAKITDLADLVTAEGPLATTKTGEVTLWATKPESEAEGGFAVTTKSLALPPNKFQGLTDPEQRYRKRYVDLYDNPPVMDVFAKRSRIIGRIRSFLADPPAHLGEGYLEVETPMMQPLAGGAAARPFVTHHNTLDMELYLRIAPELYLKRLLVGGMSRVFEINRNFRNEGVSPRHNPEFTMLELYQAYGNYETMMALTETLINHVAREIMGSKVLPFGDHEIEYHLPFRRATYHDLFEEHNGFPSSDAEKVRLKAEQLAIGVEGKDADLLLSEVWEETVEENLIQPTFVIDYPASLCPLTKRKAERPEIAERFELYISGMELANAYTELNDPDVQEANFRQQIAGLDDEESTFRNVDEDFLESLRVGMPPAGGLGIGIDRLIMLMTNQRSIRDVILFPLMRPQGEVVQRVAEDAEPDNEPAETNA, translated from the coding sequence ATGGCAGACAACAAGCCCATGAACAAGCCCGAGTCGACCGCTGAGGAGTTGCTGGCAGACCGTCGCAGGAAGCTGGATCGTCTGCGTGACGAGTTCTCGGTTGACCCGTTCGGCCATCGTCTGGACGGTGTTGTTCCGCTGTCGACGGCGCGGGATCGTTATGACGCGGCGGCGGACGAGGCTCACAAGGCGAACGCGGATGACGACCGCCGGCCGATCGCGCGGGTGGCGGGTCGTGTGATCCAGCACCGTGTGATGGGGAACCTGATTTTCATGCTGCTGCGTGACGCGTCGGGTGACCTCCAGGTGGCGGTGAGCAAGAAGGCGGTGGGCGCGTCGACGTTCAAGATGGCGAAGATCACGGATCTCGCGGATCTGGTGACGGCGGAGGGCCCGCTGGCGACGACCAAGACGGGTGAGGTGACGCTGTGGGCGACCAAGCCCGAGAGCGAGGCTGAGGGCGGGTTTGCGGTGACGACCAAGAGCCTGGCGTTGCCGCCGAACAAGTTCCAGGGCCTGACGGACCCGGAGCAGCGTTACCGCAAGCGTTACGTGGACCTGTACGACAACCCGCCGGTGATGGACGTGTTTGCCAAGCGCAGCCGGATCATCGGTCGGATCCGTTCGTTCCTGGCTGATCCGCCGGCGCACCTCGGCGAGGGTTATCTCGAGGTGGAGACGCCGATGATGCAGCCGTTGGCGGGCGGTGCCGCGGCGCGTCCGTTCGTGACGCATCACAACACGCTGGACATGGAGCTTTACCTGCGGATTGCGCCGGAGCTGTATCTCAAGCGTCTGCTGGTGGGCGGGATGAGCCGGGTGTTCGAGATCAACCGGAATTTCCGGAACGAGGGGGTTTCGCCTCGGCACAACCCCGAGTTCACGATGCTGGAGCTGTATCAGGCTTACGGCAACTACGAGACGATGATGGCGTTGACGGAGACGCTGATCAATCACGTGGCTCGGGAGATCATGGGTTCGAAGGTGCTTCCCTTCGGCGATCACGAGATCGAGTACCACCTGCCTTTCCGTCGCGCGACGTACCACGATCTGTTTGAGGAGCACAACGGTTTCCCGTCGTCGGACGCGGAGAAGGTTCGTCTCAAGGCGGAGCAGTTGGCGATTGGTGTTGAGGGCAAGGACGCGGACCTGCTGCTGTCGGAGGTGTGGGAGGAGACGGTCGAGGAGAACCTGATCCAGCCGACGTTTGTGATTGATTACCCGGCGTCGCTTTGCCCGCTGACCAAGCGTAAGGCGGAGCGTCCGGAGATCGCGGAGCGATTCGAGCTGTACATCTCGGGGATGGAGCTGGCGAACGCGTACACGGAGCTGAATGACCCGGACGTGCAGGAGGCGAACTTCCGTCAGCAGATCGCGGGTCTGGATGATGAGGAGTCGACGTTCCGGAATGTGGACGAGGACTTCCTGGAGTCGTTGCGTGTGGGGATGCCGCCTGCGGGCGGTCTTGGGATCGGGATTGACCGTCTGATCATGCTGATGACGAACCAGCGTTCGATCCGTGATGTCATTTTGTTCCCGCTGATGCGACCGCAGGGTGAGGTCGTTCAGCGTGTCGCAGAGGATGCCGAGCCGGACAACGAACCCGCGGAAACGAATGCCTGA
- a CDS encoding trypsin-like peptidase domain-containing protein has protein sequence MGQFRSYGPSLVLIIAALAVMLLGPAAARQIAHAHEAERIVLARESLANASVLTELSEAFTRVSEVVKPSVVKISVFARGLPAQPNMPGTPEWFFGPRPDQNPEPDNEYRQYDRLRPIGTGSGWVYDEHGHIITNHHVVANAEEIRVEFADGTSVVAEQIGTDPRTDIAVLRLEGHDLFPARINTSEVRQGEIVFAFGSPLGFDFSMSQGIVSATDRSLGILRDRQGYTGYEDFIQTDAAINRGNSGGPLTNVYGEVVGMNTAIASRSGGSNGLGFAIPSAMIVEIVDEILESGRVSRGFLGVRIADLNNRMVRAYGLPDDQGVYVDSLIDGSPARGVLRPEDVILEVNNQPVTDSDELRFAIARMEAGTDVNLTVWRNGEAVELTVTLGELPDNNTTVARRTAEPEQQDHAAETLRKLGIERLSVLNPRNNNDTAIIVTDVRDGSIAAAEGIIRGTRILQIQGQDATTPEQVTDIMESIQPGDVIRVRIREPRATTSRMVFLEVPRE, from the coding sequence ATGGGCCAATTCCGCTCGTACGGACCCTCACTCGTCCTCATCATCGCCGCCCTCGCCGTCATGCTCCTCGGCCCCGCCGCCGCCAGGCAGATCGCACACGCCCACGAGGCCGAACGCATCGTCCTCGCACGCGAAAGCCTCGCCAACGCCAGCGTGCTCACCGAACTCTCCGAGGCCTTCACCCGCGTCTCCGAAGTCGTCAAACCCTCCGTCGTCAAGATCTCCGTCTTCGCCCGAGGCCTGCCCGCACAGCCCAACATGCCCGGAACACCCGAGTGGTTCTTCGGACCGCGGCCCGACCAGAACCCCGAACCCGACAACGAATACCGGCAGTACGACCGACTCCGACCCATCGGCACCGGTTCAGGCTGGGTCTACGACGAACACGGACACATCATCACCAACCACCACGTCGTCGCCAACGCCGAGGAAATCCGCGTCGAGTTCGCCGACGGCACCAGCGTCGTCGCCGAGCAGATCGGCACCGACCCACGCACCGACATCGCCGTACTCCGTCTCGAAGGACACGACCTCTTCCCCGCCAGAATCAACACCAGCGAGGTCCGGCAAGGCGAGATCGTCTTCGCCTTCGGATCACCCCTCGGCTTCGACTTCTCCATGTCCCAAGGCATCGTCTCCGCAACCGACCGCTCCCTCGGCATCCTCCGCGACCGACAGGGATACACCGGCTACGAAGACTTCATCCAGACCGACGCCGCCATCAACCGAGGAAACTCAGGCGGACCCCTCACCAACGTCTACGGCGAAGTCGTCGGCATGAACACCGCCATCGCCTCACGTTCCGGAGGCTCCAACGGACTCGGCTTCGCCATCCCCAGCGCCATGATCGTCGAGATCGTCGACGAAATCCTCGAATCCGGACGCGTCTCGCGTGGCTTCCTGGGCGTACGCATCGCCGACCTCAACAACCGCATGGTCCGTGCCTACGGACTCCCCGACGACCAGGGCGTCTACGTCGACAGCCTCATCGACGGCAGCCCCGCACGTGGCGTCCTCCGACCCGAAGACGTCATCCTCGAAGTCAACAACCAACCCGTCACCGACTCCGACGAACTACGCTTCGCCATCGCACGCATGGAAGCCGGAACCGACGTCAACCTCACCGTCTGGCGCAACGGCGAGGCCGTCGAACTCACCGTGACCCTCGGCGAACTGCCCGACAACAACACCACCGTCGCCCGGCGAACAGCCGAACCCGAACAACAGGACCACGCCGCCGAAACCCTCCGAAAACTCGGCATCGAACGACTCTCCGTCCTCAACCCTCGCAACAACAACGACACCGCCATCATCGTCACCGACGTCCGCGACGGATCCATCGCCGCCGCAGAAGGCATCATCCGTGGCACACGCATCCTCCAGATCCAGGGACAGGACGCCACCACGCCCGAACAGGTCACCGACATCATGGAATCCATCCAGCCGGGCGACGTCATCCGTGTCCGCATCCGCGAACCACGCGCCACCACCTCACGCATGGTCTTCCTCGAAGTCCCACGCGAGTAA
- a CDS encoding ABC transporter ATP-binding protein: protein MSASRLDIETADRAITRRTSREQEAKHRPLDLGLIRRLWTYTEPYATLRNTLIVVVLTRALTLPLVAWLLSSILLGPVQAKDVQGIIWGAVEFAALAAFTAVVFRYRMMLSLRLGERVLHDLRNEIFVHLQKLPMRFYDTTKLGRIISRMTSDAESMRQGVQDVLFVTLVQLGHMFVAAAIMAWIDLGLFLALAVMAPILWFVVQFFRSRLTNVYRQIQESFSRVTATLAESVSGVRVTQSFVRQDVNAELFAQLVEDHSRHHHREAQLRGVFLPLLELNNQFFIALILAFGALQILRGTFLAPGSPEVAYDAVVYFFFLTPLFFGPVIALGRQYNIALAAMAGAERVFNLLDTEPQQLDAPNARDIDHLSGSVQFDDACFEYEPGRPVLHNINFTVEPGQMIALVGETGSGKSTIIKLISKFYLPTSGQILLDGIPTHDITSASLAQHLGIVLQNNFLFTGTVMDNIRVARHDATDEQVIDAVRRLDCLDLLEALPLGLRADVGERGGNLSLGQRQLVCFARAMLADPAILILDEATSSVDTITEARIQRSLARLLAGRTSFVVAHRLSTIRHADRVIVLRDGNLAEAGTHAQLLTRGGIYAGLYRQFVKSGI from the coding sequence ATGAGCGCCAGCCGACTCGACATCGAAACCGCCGACCGCGCCATCACACGACGCACCAGCCGCGAGCAGGAAGCCAAACACCGACCCCTCGACCTCGGCCTCATCCGACGACTCTGGACCTACACCGAGCCCTACGCCACGCTCCGCAACACCCTCATCGTCGTCGTCCTCACCCGCGCCCTCACCCTCCCCCTCGTCGCCTGGCTCCTCTCATCCATCCTCCTCGGACCCGTCCAGGCCAAGGACGTCCAGGGCATCATCTGGGGCGCCGTCGAATTCGCCGCGCTCGCCGCTTTCACCGCCGTCGTCTTCCGATACCGAATGATGCTCTCGCTGCGCCTCGGCGAACGCGTCCTCCACGACCTCCGCAACGAGATCTTCGTCCACCTCCAGAAGCTGCCCATGCGCTTCTACGACACCACCAAACTCGGACGCATCATCTCTCGCATGACCTCCGACGCCGAGTCCATGCGCCAAGGCGTCCAGGACGTCCTCTTCGTCACCCTCGTCCAGCTCGGACACATGTTCGTCGCCGCCGCCATCATGGCCTGGATCGACCTCGGACTCTTCCTCGCACTCGCTGTCATGGCGCCCATCCTCTGGTTCGTCGTCCAGTTCTTCCGCAGCCGGCTCACCAACGTCTACCGGCAGATCCAGGAATCCTTCAGCCGCGTCACCGCCACCCTCGCCGAGTCCGTCTCAGGCGTCCGCGTCACCCAGAGCTTCGTCCGGCAGGACGTCAACGCCGAACTCTTCGCACAACTCGTCGAAGACCACTCACGACACCACCACCGCGAAGCGCAGCTCCGAGGCGTCTTCCTCCCGCTCCTCGAACTCAACAACCAGTTCTTCATCGCACTCATCCTCGCGTTCGGCGCCCTCCAGATCCTCCGCGGAACCTTCCTCGCACCCGGATCACCCGAGGTCGCCTACGACGCCGTCGTCTACTTCTTCTTCCTCACACCCCTCTTCTTCGGACCCGTCATCGCACTCGGACGCCAGTACAACATCGCCCTCGCCGCCATGGCCGGCGCCGAACGCGTCTTCAACCTCCTCGACACCGAACCCCAGCAACTCGACGCCCCCAACGCCCGCGACATCGACCACCTCTCCGGCTCCGTCCAATTCGACGACGCCTGCTTCGAGTACGAGCCCGGACGCCCCGTCCTCCACAACATCAACTTCACCGTCGAACCCGGACAGATGATCGCGCTCGTCGGCGAAACCGGCTCCGGCAAGTCCACCATCATCAAACTCATCTCCAAGTTCTACCTCCCCACCTCCGGACAGATCCTCCTCGACGGCATCCCCACACACGACATCACCTCCGCCTCGCTCGCGCAACACCTCGGCATCGTCCTCCAGAACAACTTCCTCTTCACCGGCACCGTCATGGACAACATCCGCGTCGCGCGGCACGACGCCACCGACGAACAGGTCATCGACGCCGTCCGAAGACTCGACTGCCTCGACCTCCTCGAAGCACTCCCCCTCGGACTCCGAGCCGACGTCGGCGAACGAGGCGGAAACCTCTCCCTCGGACAACGACAGCTCGTCTGCTTCGCCCGTGCCATGCTCGCCGACCCCGCCATCCTCATCCTCGACGAGGCCACCTCCAGCGTCGACACCATCACCGAAGCACGCATCCAGCGAAGCCTCGCACGACTCCTCGCCGGACGAACCAGCTTCGTCGTCGCTCACCGACTCAGCACCATCCGGCACGCCGACCGCGTCATCGTCCTCCGCGACGGAAACCTCGCCGAGGCCGGCACCCACGCCCAACTCCTCACCCGAGGCGGCATCTACGCCGGTCTCTACCGGCAGTTCGTCAAATCCGGCATCTGA